From Halorussus lipolyticus:
AGGTTGGTTCTGAATGTGGATTGAAGCACTCATCGCGGTGACGTTGGCGTCCGCGGCCGCGGTCTTCCTCGCCCCGAACAAAGTGGCCGGGAAGCTCGCGTTCGCGCTCAGCCTGCTCCCGATGGTCGGGAGCCTCTGGATGTACAGCACGTACGAGGCCAGCGGCAACGCCCTGCTCGCAGGGAGCGAACTGGCCTTCGAGACGAACTTCAACTGGGTCGTCGCCGGACCGTACAGCCTGAGTTGGCACGTCGGCCTCGACGGCATCAGCATGCCGCTGGTCGCGCTGACCACGGTCCTCACGTCGCTGGCCCTGCTGGCGTCGTGGACTCCCATCGACGAGCGTCAGAGCCAGTTCTACGGCCTGATGCTGTTCTTGGAGGCGAGCCTGTTGGGCGTCTTCTCGGCGCTCGACTTCTTCCTGTGGTTCGTCTTCTGGGAGATGGTGCTGGTCCCGATGTACGTCCTCATCGGCGTCTGGGGCGGTCCGCGTCGCAAGTACGCGGCCATCAAGATGTTCGTCTATACGAACATCGCCAGCCTCGTGATGTTCATCGGGTTCATCGCGCTCGTCTTCGGTCTCGGCGACTCGGTGACGAGCCTCGACATGCCGGCCATCGCCCAAGCGCTTCGCGCGGGCGAACTCGGTAGTCTGGGTCCGGTCAGCGCGGGCACCCTGAAGGTGGCGGCGTTCGTCGCCATGTTCGCCGGGTTCGCGGTGAAGGTTCCGGTGGTTCCGTTCCACACGTGGCTTCCGGACGCTCACGTCGAGGCCCCGACGCCGGTCTCCATCATGCTGGCCGGGGTTCTCCTGAAGATGGGTACCTACGCCCTGCTCCGGTTCAACTTCACGATGCTCCCGGAGGTCGCCCAGAACAACGCGCCCATCATCGCGGTGTTCGCGGTAGTCAGCGTCATCTACGGCGCGATGCTGGCGCTGGCCCAGTCCGACCTCAAGCGCATCGTGGCGTACTCGTCGGTCTCCTCGATGGGGTACGTCATCCTCGGACTGGTGGCCTACACGCTCTACGGCATGGGCGGCGCGACCTTCCAGATGGTCGCGCACGGTCTCATCTCGGGCCTGATGTTCATGTCGGTCGGCGTCATCTACAACACGACCCACACCCGGATGGTCTCGGACATGTCCGGGCTGGCTAGCAAGATGCCCATCACCGTGGCGGTGTTCGTCGCGGGCGCGTTCGGTTACATGGGCCTGCCGCTGATGGCCGGCTTCGCCGCGGAGCTGTTCATCTTCCTCGGCTCGTTCGGGGCGTTCGCCGGCTCGGTCTGGTTCACGGCCGCCGCGATGTTCGGCATCGTCGTGGTCGCGGGCTACCTGCTGTTCGCCATGCAGAGGACCCTGTTCGGCGAGTTCGAGGTCGAGACCGACTACGAGGTCGGTCCCGCGGCCTTCCACGACGTCGCCCCGCTCGTGGTCCTCATCCTGCTGGTCATCCTGCTGGGTGTCGATCCGGGCATCTTCTACGACATGATTCAGAACGCAGTCGATCCGCTGGTTCCGGCGACCGGAGGTGGTGCATAGATGGCAGTCGAACTTCCGACGTGGACCGCACTCGGTCCGACCCTCGTGTTCGCGGTGACTGCGCTGTTGCTGTTGGTCTTCGACAGCATCGACCCGGACACGACTAACCGCGGTCTGCTGGCTGGCACGGCGGCCTTCGGGTCGCTGGCGGCGGTCGGTCTCTCGGCGTGGTACCTCGTGGCTGGCACGGGCGAGGAGCCGATTTCGCTCTATCAGAACACCATCGTCGTGGACACGATGACGCTGTTCTTCGCGTTGGTGTTCGCCAGCGTCACCACGCTGGTCGTGGTCGCAAGTTACGACTACATGCGCGACCACTCCTATCAGGCGGAGTACTACGCGCTGGTCATGCTGGCGGCGACGGGGATGACGCTGATGGCGGCCGCGAACAGTCTCGCGGTCGTGTTCGTCAGCCTCGAACTCTCCAGTCTGCCGTCGTTCGCGCTGGTCGCCATCCTGAAGAAGAACCGCGGGAGCGTCGAGGCCGGTCTGAAGTACTTCCTCATCGGCGCGCTCTCGTCGGCCATCTTCGTCTACGGCATCAGCCTCGTCTACGGTGTCACCGGGTCGCTCCTCCTGCCGGAGGTCGCCGCGGGCGTCGCCGAGACGGACCTGACGGGCGTGCTGGGCATCGGCGTCATGATGATTCTGGGCGGGTTCGCCTACAAGACTGCCTCCGTGCCCTTCCACTTCTGGGCACCCGAGGCCTACGAAGGCGCGCCCGCACCGGTCGCGGCCTTCCTCTCGTCGGCGTCGAAGGCCGCCGGGTTCGCCGTGGCCTTCCGCGTGCTGACGGTCGCCTTCCCCATCGAGGACCTCGTTACCGGCGCGGCGGCCGGCGTGGACTGGGTTCTCGCGGCCCAGATTCTCGCGGTCGTCACCATGACGCTCGGTAACTTCGCGGCCGCGACCCAGAGCGAGGTCAAGCGGATGCTCGCGTACTCCTCGATTGGACACGCGGGCTACGTCCTCATCGCGCTGGCCGCTCTCTCGGGCGGTAGCGACCAGTTCGTGCTGGCGGGCGGGATGGCCCACCTGCTGGTCTACGGGTTCATGAACACGGGTGCGTTCCTGTTCATCGCCCTCGCGGAGTACTGGTCGGTCGGCCGGACCTTCGAGGACTACAACGGTCTGGCGACGCGGGCACCGTTCGCCTGCGTGGCGATGACCGTCTTCCTGTTCAGCCTCGCTGGCCTCCCGCCGTTCGGCGGCTTCATGAGCAAGTACTTCCTGTTCGCGGGCGCGGTCCGCGCAGGGTTCTGGTGGCTTGCCGCGGTCGGTGCCATCAACAGCGCGCTGTCGCTGTACTACTACTCGCGGGTCGTCAAGGCGATGTGGATAGAGGACGCCTCGGGCGACTTCGACATCGAGTCGAAGCCGGTCGGTCTCTACACCGCGCTCGTCGCGGCCGCCGTCGTGACGGTCCTGCTTCTGCCCGGCTTCGGTTCGGTCTGGCAGTTCGCCACAGACGCCGCCGCGGCGCTCGTGGCCTGAGTCGCTCGCTAATCGACTTCGGTTCGATTTCCGCGGTTCGATTTCCGCGAGTTCATTTTTCGGACCTGCTTCCGGAAGGTAGCTTCCGCTCGATTCTCACGGGCGAGACTGGCGACACCGGATAGCCATCGAGAGCAGTCCGCCGAAGCGACCTAAAATCCCAACGCTTCGACCGAAACCGACCACAACTCGTAGACGGTAGACTTTAGGCCGCGCAACAGGAACCGCGGGGTACGATGGTTTCCCGGCTGATACTCGGGTGTGGAACCGTCGGCCAGACCCTCGTGGAAGCGATTGCCGACGGGCAGGGAAGCCTGCTGGTCATCGACGACGCCGAGAGTCGCATCGACGCGCTCCGCGAGGAGGGCGTCTCCGCGACTGTCGGCGACCCGACCGACCGCGAGACGGTTTCGGCGGGCGTCGAGGACACCGAGGTTGTCGTCGTGGCCGACCGGAATCCCGAGACCAACCGCCGGTCAGCCGAACTCGCTGTCGAGTTGTTCCCCGAGGCCTACGTCGTCGCGTACCTCGGCAAGGGGTGTGACGAGAGCCAGCGTGGTCGGATAGTCGAGTTGGCGGACAACGTTATCGACCCGACCGCGGCGATAGTCGAGCAGGTGCTTGCGGTCTCGCTCGGCGAGAACGCGATTCGGACCTCGAACCTCCGGCGGGCGCTCCGGCGGGTGGACGGCAAACTCGCCGTCTTCATGCACGACAACCCCGACCCCGACGCCATCGCCAGCGCGGTGGCGCTGTGCCGAATCGCCGAGGAGGTCGGCGTCGAGGCCGAACCCTGCTACTTCGGCGACATCTCCCATCAGGAGAACCGGGCGTTCGTCAACCTGCTGGACCTCGATTTGCGGAACTTCGAGTCCGCCGACGAGTTGGACCGCGACGAGTTCGCGGGCATCGCGCTGGTGGACCACTCCCGACCGGGGGTCAACGACCAACTGCCCGAGGACACCGAGGTGGACATCGTAATCGACCACCACCCGCCGAAGGAACCCGTCGAGGCCGGATTCGTGGACCTCCGGAGCGACGTGGGCGCGACCTCGACCCTGCTGGCCGAACACATCCAGCGACTCGGGTTCGACCTCTCGGAATCGGTGGCGACTGGCCTCCTCTACGGCATCCGGGTGGACACCAAGGACTTCTCGCGGGAGGTCTCGACCGCCGACTTCGAGGCCGCCTCGTATCTCTTGCCCCGCGCCGACACCGGGATTCTGGACCGCGTTGAGAGTCCCTCGGTCAGCGCCGACACCTTCGAGACGATTGCGCGGGCCATCGGCAACCGGCGCATCGAGGGGACCGTACTGGCGACCTGCGTCGGGGCGCTGTCGGACCGCGATGCGCTGGCGCAGGCCGCCGACCACCTGCTGAACATGCAGGAAATCACGACGACGCTGGTCTACGGATTCATGAACGGCACCGTCTACGTCTCGGCCAGAGCGCGGGGGACCGACATCGACCTCGGCGAGACGATGCGGGCCGCGTTCGGCCAAATCGGGAGCGCGGGCGGCCACGCCGACATGGCGGGCGCGCAGATTCCCCTCGGCCTGTTGGGCGAAGTCGAGGAGGAAGAGGAGGCCTCGCTCGCCAGCGTCGTCAGCGACGTGATTACCGACCGCTTTTTCGAGACGGTCCAGTCTACGCCTCGGAGCGACGGCGAGTACTCCCACGGCGGCGAGGCGAGTTTCGACGCGACGGTGCTGGAAAGCGAGGACTGAGGCTCACCCGTTTCCACACATCAAAAGCAGTTTCTAACGATTGTTTTTATTTCTCTAGGAAACAATTACAATCGTCTCCGCGGTCGGCGCGTGTGAGCGCGACGCTCCCGCGTCGCGCCGCGTGCGAGGGATGAGTAGCGCAGGCCGTCAGGCCGAGGCTTGCGAGACGCTCGCGTCTCGCTGATCTGCGAACGTCGTTCGCAGACAACGCAATCGGTTGGGGAGGACGAGGTGCGGTAGCGGTGCGGGTGCGGTGACGCCTCGGCTTCGGGAGTAGATAGCTCTGAGTCACCCAGAAACTACCGGCGATTCCTCCTCGGTTTCATCTTCCGCCGGGCCGCTATCTACCGCGTCCCGAAATCAATCCCGTCCCCGAGTCTCTCGTTCGAACTCACCAGCCTCGAACTCCTCGTATCAGGAAGATGAAGCGGGAAGCCTTTTCACGGGCGACCGCATCCATTCGTGCATGGACGTGGCGGCAGCGGACGGCGGGACTGCCGACGGCAAGGCCAAGGTCAAAGACTACATGACCCGCGATGTGGCGACGGTATCGCCCGACGCGACCGTCAGGGAGGTGGCCCGACGCATCGCCGAGAGCGACGAACACAACGGCTATCCCGTCTGCGACGGACGGCGCGTCGAGGGGTTCGTCAACGCCCGCGACCTGCTTCTGGCCGACGACGAGGAGCCGATTTTCAAGGTGATGAGCCAAGACCTCATCGTGGCTCACCCCGACATGGACGTGAACGACGCCGCGCGCGTCATCCTCCGGTCGGGCATCCAGAAGCTACCGGTCGTGGACGACGCGGGCAACCTCGTTGGCATCATCTCGAACACGGATGTCATTCGCTCCCAAATCGAGCGTGCGACTCCCGAGAAGGTCGGCAAGCTCATGCGGACCCTCGAATCCATCCACGACACGAAGGTCGAGCAGACCCGCAGAGAAGTGTCGCTCGCGGACCTCACGCCCACGCAGGGCAAGGTCTACGCCGACGAACTGGAGGGTCGAATCTACGAACTGGAACGCGGACTGGCCGAACCGCTAGTGGTCATCGACTGCGCTCCTCGAAGCGACGAGAGCGACTTGCTTCTGGCCGACGGCCACCACCGCGTGATGGCCGCGGACAAAATCGACGTCGAGGACATGGACGCCTACGTCATCCTCGTGGACGACGACGTGGAACTCGGCATGCAGAAGACCGCCCAGAAGGAGGGCTTGGAGACGCTGGACGACGTGAAGGTCGTGGACTACGCCCGCCATCCCCTCGTCGAGACGACGAAACGACTCCAATAACAGACGCGCTACGTTCTCTATTCGACGCGCGATAGCCGACTGACCAATCGATTGTCTGGGTGTCTGCGTGAACGAAGTGAGCGCAGGCTCGGCGGACGCGGTTTGTCCGCCGGTGGACTGAAAGGGGCCGCCCGGTCGCGCTTGCATGGTCGGCTGAGCGACCACTATCCGGAGCGAGCGTCAGCGAGCGGGGGATATGTCGCTCAGCGACCGCGACCGGGCGGGGGCTTTCTAAGAAGACACGATAGCTACGGTGCTTGTCGTGGAGTTCGACCAAGTGGAAGCCGCGTACTCTACCTACCGAAGCGGGTTGCGGAATCTTAATGGACAGTCCGGCAATTATTACGAGTATGTACGACGAGGACGACCTCGCGGAGATACGCGACGCGAAGGAGGAGTGGGAAGAAGACACACTCGGCTCGGTCCTCGACGCTTACGGCGAGCGCAAAGACCGGTTCGCCACGGTCTCGAACCTCGAAGTGGACCGCCTCTACACCCCCGGCGACGTGGCCGACCTCGATTACGACGAGGAGGTCGGTTTCCCCGGCGAGGAGCCGTACACCCGAGGCCCGTACCCGACCATGTACCGCGGTCGGACGTGGACCATGCGCCAGTTCGCCGGGTTCGGCACCGCCGAGGAGACCAACGAGCGGTTCCACTACCTCATCGAGAACGGCCAGACCGGTCTCTCGACGGCGTTCGACATGCCCTCGCTGATGGGGAAGGATTCGGACGACCCCCTCTCGGACGGCGAGGTCGGCAAGGAGGGCGTGGCGGTTGACACCCTCAAGGACATGGAAATCCTGTTCGACGGCATCGACCTCGGCGAGGTCTCCACTTCCTTTACCATCAACCCCTCCGCGCCGGTCATCTACGCGATGTACATCGCGCTGGCCGACCAGCAGGGCGTCCCGCGCGAGGAGATTCGGGGCACGCTCCAGAACGACATGCTCAAGGAGTTCATCGCCCAGAAGGAGTGGGTCATCCCGCCCGAACCCTCGCTGGACATCGTGACCGACACCATCGAGTTTGCGGTCGAGGAGACGCCCAAAATCAAGCCGGTCTCCATCTCGGGTTACCACATTCGAGAGGCCGGTTCCACGGCGGTCCAAGAACTCGCGTTCACCCTCGCAGACGGCTTCGCCTACGTCGAGGACTGTCTCGACCGCGGGATGGACGTGGACGACTTCGGCCCGCAACTCTCCTTTTTCTTCAACTCCCACAACTCCATCTTCGAGGAGGTCGCCAAGTTCCGCGCGGCCCGTCGAATCTACGCCAACGTGATGGACGAGTGGTACGGTGCCGAGAAGGACGCGAGCAAGCAACTCAAATTCCACACCCAGACCGCGGGCCAGAGCCTGACCGCCCAACAGCCGATGAACAACATCGTTCGGGTGACGATTCAGGCCCTCGCGGGCGTGCTGGGCGGGACCCAGAGTCTCCACACCAACAGCTTCGACGAGGCCCTCGCGCTCCCCTCCGAGGAGGCCGTCCGAGTTGCCCTGCGGACCCAGCAAATCATCGCCGAGGAGTCCGGCGCGGCCGACATCGTGGACCCTCTCGGTGGGTCGTTCGCGGTCGAGAGCCTCACCGACGAGACCGAGGAGAAGGCGATGGCCTACATCGAGGAAATCAAGGAGATGGGCGACGGGTCGGTCCGTGACGGCGTGCTGGAAGGCATCGAGCAGGGCTACTTCCACCGCGAGATTCAGGACGCCTCCTACGAGTACCAAGAGCGCGTCGAGGAGGGCAAAGAGACCGTCGTCGGCGTCAACAAGTACGAGATGGACGAGGACACCAAGCCGGACATCCTCGAAGTGGACGAAGAAGTCCAAGACCGACAACTCGACCGCCTCTCGGAGGTCAAGGAGGAGCGCGACGACGCCGAAGTCGAGGCCGCCTTGGACGACCTGCAGGATGCCATCGACAACGACGAGAACGTGATGCCCGCCATCATCGACGCGGTGAAGGCCTACGCCACGATGGGCGAGATTATGAAGGTCTTCGAGGCCGAGTACGGGAGCTATCAGGAGACGGTGAGTTTGGCGTAAGTCGGTCGAGCGCGAGTCGCTCGGCGTTGGTCTCCGCTCCCGCCCATATTTTCCAGAGTGTAATATAAACTAGAAAAGTTATATTAGTGATTAGTACGTCTGAATTTATTGCAGATGAGTTCGAGACGAAACTTCCTCAAGAAGCTCGGTGCAGTAAGTACAACAGGAATCGCCGGGACCGCGGCCCTGTCGGGTTCCGCCGCGGCGGACATGCCCGCGGTCGATTGGGTACCCGCCGACTCCAGCAACTACACGAGCGCCAACCGCGGTGCGAGCGACATCAACTGGATTATCGTCCACACGGTTCAAGGGTCGGCCAGTAGCGCAGTCAACTGGTTCCAAGACCCCGACGCGGACGTGAGCGCCCACTTCACCGTCGCTGAGGACGGCTACCTCTATCAGAGCCTCTCGGAACTCAACATCGGCTGGCACGCCGGCGACTGGAGCTACAACGAGGCCTCCATCGGCATCGAACACGGCGGCTACGTCAGCGGCACCTACGAGGACGCCCAGTACCGCAAGTCGGCCGACCTCGTTGCCTACCTCTGCGAGCAGTACGACATCCCGAAGCAACGCGCTACGTGGGTCCCCACCGACGCGGGAGACAACACGACCGGTGGCATCATCGGCCACGACCAAGTTCCGGGTAGCACCCATACCGACCCCGGCGACAACTGGGACTGGAGCTACTTCATCGACCTCGTGAACTCGTACTGAGCGGACGGACCGCGCCGACTCTCCGAGTTGGCGTCTTTCGCGGGTAGCGTCTCCGAACTTACTTCCGGCGGCGACACGTGAGCTATTCTCATGGGCTACACCGTACAGTACTACGACCTCGTGCTGGTCTCCATCTTCGCCACGATGGGCCTCGGCGCTGGTGTCGGCGTCCTCACGCCGCTGGCGCTTCCGACCGCCGTGACCGTCGCGGGGGTGGCCGCCGCGCTCGTCATCGCCCACGGCTTGTTCGTCAACGGCCCGGTTGACGGTCCCGAGGACCTGACCGACGAAGTGGACGCGCTCAACTGACGAGTTCCCCCGAGAGGACTCAGTGTAGGTAGAACCTACTCACCGAATACTACAGCCTGCGGTCGGGAACGCGGCGCTTGCTCCGGGTACAGGCGTGTTAACTCGCGCCAACCTTTATTGCTCTCCTGAGTGAGTAGTATAACGAACGTATGCCCGAAGATACCGCCGAACTCGAAGCACGGCTCGAGGAGCAAGACGAGTTCGAGCCACCCGAGGAGTTCGTGTCGCAGGCGAACGTCTCCGACGACTCCATCTACGACGAGTTCGAGGAGGACTGGCCCGACTGCTGGGAGCGGGCGGCAGAACTCTTGGACTGGGAGAAAGAGTACGACACGGTGCTGGACGACTCGAACCCGCCCTTTTACGAGTGGTTCACCGGCGGCGAGTTGAACGCTTCCGCCAACTGTCTGGACCGCCACCTCGAAGACCGAGGCGACGAGGCCGCAATCGAGTGGGTCGGCGAACCCACCGACGAGGACAACCGGACTTACACCTACGCGGAACTCCACCGCGAGGTCAACGAGTTCGCAGAGGCGCTCCGCGAGATGGGCGTCGGCGAGGACGACGTGGTGACGATGTACATGCCGATGATTCCGGAGTTGCCAATCGCCATGTTGGCCTGCGCTCGCATCGGCGCTCCGCACTCGGTCGTGTTCGCTGGCTTCTCCGCGGAAGCACTCGCCACCCGGATGGAGTCTGCCGACTCCGAGTACCTCGTGACTGCGAACGGGTACTTCCGGCGCGGCGACCCCCTCGACCACTACGAGAAGACCCGCGAGGGGCTGAACGACGTGAGCCACGAGGTGTCGGACGTGGTGGTCGTAGACCGCCTCGGCGAACACGGGCACGGCCACGACCTCGAATCGAACGAACACGACTATCAGGGCCTCGTGGACGACCAATCCGGCGCGGAGGTCGAACCGGTCTCGCGTGACGCCGAGGACATGCTGTTTTTGATGTACACCTCGGGGACCACGGGACAACCGAAAGGCGTGAAACATACGACCGGGGGCTATCTCGCGTGGACGGCGTGGACCTCCCAAGCGGTGCTGGACATCAAGCCCGAGGACACCTACTTCTGCTCGGCCGACATCGGGTGGATTACCGGCCACTCCTACATCGTTTACGGTCCCCTCGCCCTCGGCACGACGACCATGATGTACGAGGGAACGCCCGACCACCCGGAACGCGACCGCCTCTGGGAAATCATCGAGGAGTACGAGGCCACCCAACTCTACACCGCGCCGACTGCGATTCGGGCGTTCATGAAGTGGGGCGACGACTACCCGAACCAGCACGACCTGTCGAGTCTGCGCTTGCTGGGGACTGTCGGCGAACCCATCAACCCCCGAGCGTGGAAGTGGTACTACACCAACATCGGTGACGAGTCTTGCCCTATCGTGGACACGTGGTGGCAGACCGAGACCGGCGGTATGATGGTCACGACTCTGCCGGGCGTCAAGACGATGAAACCCGGTTCCGCCGGGCCGCCCTTGCCGGGGGTTGACGCGCAGGTCGTGGACGCCAACGGCGAGGAGGTCGATGCCGGACAGGCGGGCTACCTCACGGTCCAGAAACCGTGGCCGGGGATGCTCCGGACCCTCTACAACAACGACGAGCGGTACGTCCAAGAGTACTGGGCGGAGTACTCGGACACCGATTCCGACGACCCCGAGGACTGGGTGTACTTCCCGGAGGACGGCGCGAAGATAGACGAGGACGGCTACATCACGGTGCTGGGCCGAGTTGACGACGTGCTGAACGTCTCGGGCCACCGCCTCGGCACGATGGAGATAGAATCGGCAATCGTCGGCGTCGAAGGGGTCGCCGAGGCCGCGGTCGTGGGCGGCCACCACGACGTGAAGGGCGAGGCGGTCTACGCCTACGTCATCACCGAGGACGGCTACGAGGGCGACGCGCAACTGCGCGAGCGAATCGAGGAGGGCGTCGAGGACGCCATCGGCCCCATCGCTCGCCCCGAGGCGGTCGTGTTCACGCCCGAACTCCCCAAGACGCGCTCGGGCAAAATCATGCGCAGACTCCTCGAAGACATCGCCAACGGCGCGGAGTTAGGCGACACCTCGACCCTCCGGAATCCCGACGTGGTCGAGGACATTCAGCAGAAGGTCGGCGGAGACTGAGGGCGGCGACTGCCGGGGCGCGCTCGGTGCGACAGACCACGGGCGAACGCTCGGTGAACCTCCCACCGGGACGCGCCCAGTGAAACATTCCACCAGAGTGCGCCCGGTGGCACTATCCACAGTCTGGGTGGACTGAAAGGGGCCGGTCGCTCGCGCAACGCTTGGTCGTCTCCGCGGGCCACTATTCGCGGCGGGCAGTGTGGAGAGCCGCGAATATCCCGCGGAGCGACAGCGAGCGACCGGGGGCTTTCTAAATCACTCTCGAAAATCCGTTCTCGACGCTCTGGTCTACCCTTCCAGCGACTGCAAACTCACCGAGCCAAAACCCCGTCTCACGACCCAAGCCAGTCGTTCGTGGAGACCGGTTCGCCCACGTCGCGGCAGATTTCCGCGCCCTTCTTCCGCACCTTTCGACTCGACGGGAGTTTCTTGTCGTCCCGAATCGTCGTCTCTATCCACGTCGCCAGTCGCTGGGCCTCGGTCTTGCCCGCGACTTCGCGGACCTCCTCGATGGACTTCTGGTAGGCGCGGCGCTGGGACCGGCCCTCTTTCTTGGATTCGTACTGCTCGTGAGAGCCGAGAGCGTCCTTGACCGCCCGGTCGATGTCCCGCATGGATTGCTTGATGCTCACGCGGAAGGCTACGACGTTTCCGCGGGAATAGTTGGTGGGCGAGGAGATAGCCGATTTTCCGATTCGATAGCAATTACTCGCCCTGTCCTAAATTTTTCCCCGCTAAGCTTTGCACCCACCAGAACGTATATCATGAAAGTCACAGACAATTCCAGTATGCACAAACCCCTGCTCGTGACCGACTTTCTGGACCGGGCGCGAGACCACTACGGCGACCAAGAGGCCATCGTGGCGACCACCGGCGAGCGGTACACCTACGACGAGTTCGGCGAGCGCGCCGACCGACTCTCGTCTGCGCTGGCCGACCGGGGTATCGAGAAGGGCGACCGAGTGGCCGTGCTGGACCCCAACACCCACTACCAACTGATAGCGGCCTACGGCATCATGCAGTTGGGGGCGGTCCACACGCCGCTGAACTACCGGTTGACGCCCGACGACTACGAGTACATCCTGAACGACGCCGGAGTGGACGCCGTTATCGCCGACTACGAGTACGCCGAGAAAATCGAGGCGGTCCGGGATTCAGTCTCGACCGAGGTGTTCATCTCGAACGACACGGACGCGACCGAGGGCGACTGGGAGGACTTCGACGAGGTGATTCGGAGCGCAGACGCCGACGACTACGAGCGACCCCCGATGGACGAGGGCGAAGTTATCACCATCAACTACACCTCCGGGACCACGGGCGACCCGAAGGGCGTGATGCGGACCCACCGGACCGAGACCCTCCACGCCTACCTGATTACCGTTCACCAAGAGATTCGGGACGACGACGTGTACCTCTGGACGCTCCCGATGTTCCACGTCAACGGGTGGGGTCACATCTACGCCATCACCGGGATGGGAGCCAAGCACGTCTGCGCTCGCGGCGTCAACGCCGCCGAAATCTTCGACGTGGTGGTCGAGGAG
This genomic window contains:
- a CDS encoding NADH-quinone oxidoreductase subunit N yields the protein MAVELPTWTALGPTLVFAVTALLLLVFDSIDPDTTNRGLLAGTAAFGSLAAVGLSAWYLVAGTGEEPISLYQNTIVVDTMTLFFALVFASVTTLVVVASYDYMRDHSYQAEYYALVMLAATGMTLMAAANSLAVVFVSLELSSLPSFALVAILKKNRGSVEAGLKYFLIGALSSAIFVYGISLVYGVTGSLLLPEVAAGVAETDLTGVLGIGVMMILGGFAYKTASVPFHFWAPEAYEGAPAPVAAFLSSASKAAGFAVAFRVLTVAFPIEDLVTGAAAGVDWVLAAQILAVVTMTLGNFAAATQSEVKRMLAYSSIGHAGYVLIALAALSGGSDQFVLAGGMAHLLVYGFMNTGAFLFIALAEYWSVGRTFEDYNGLATRAPFACVAMTVFLFSLAGLPPFGGFMSKYFLFAGAVRAGFWWLAAVGAINSALSLYYYSRVVKAMWIEDASGDFDIESKPVGLYTALVAAAVVTVLLLPGFGSVWQFATDAAAALVA
- a CDS encoding complex I subunit 4 family protein; translation: MWIEALIAVTLASAAAVFLAPNKVAGKLAFALSLLPMVGSLWMYSTYEASGNALLAGSELAFETNFNWVVAGPYSLSWHVGLDGISMPLVALTTVLTSLALLASWTPIDERQSQFYGLMLFLEASLLGVFSALDFFLWFVFWEMVLVPMYVLIGVWGGPRRKYAAIKMFVYTNIASLVMFIGFIALVFGLGDSVTSLDMPAIAQALRAGELGSLGPVSAGTLKVAAFVAMFAGFAVKVPVVPFHTWLPDAHVEAPTPVSIMLAGVLLKMGTYALLRFNFTMLPEVAQNNAPIIAVFAVVSVIYGAMLALAQSDLKRIVAYSSVSSMGYVILGLVAYTLYGMGGATFQMVAHGLISGLMFMSVGVIYNTTHTRMVSDMSGLASKMPITVAVFVAGAFGYMGLPLMAGFAAELFIFLGSFGAFAGSVWFTAAAMFGIVVVAGYLLFAMQRTLFGEFEVETDYEVGPAAFHDVAPLVVLILLVILLGVDPGIFYDMIQNAVDPLVPATGGGA
- a CDS encoding acyl-CoA mutase large subunit family protein yields the protein MYDEDDLAEIRDAKEEWEEDTLGSVLDAYGERKDRFATVSNLEVDRLYTPGDVADLDYDEEVGFPGEEPYTRGPYPTMYRGRTWTMRQFAGFGTAEETNERFHYLIENGQTGLSTAFDMPSLMGKDSDDPLSDGEVGKEGVAVDTLKDMEILFDGIDLGEVSTSFTINPSAPVIYAMYIALADQQGVPREEIRGTLQNDMLKEFIAQKEWVIPPEPSLDIVTDTIEFAVEETPKIKPVSISGYHIREAGSTAVQELAFTLADGFAYVEDCLDRGMDVDDFGPQLSFFFNSHNSIFEEVAKFRAARRIYANVMDEWYGAEKDASKQLKFHTQTAGQSLTAQQPMNNIVRVTIQALAGVLGGTQSLHTNSFDEALALPSEEAVRVALRTQQIIAEESGAADIVDPLGGSFAVESLTDETEEKAMAYIEEIKEMGDGSVRDGVLEGIEQGYFHREIQDASYEYQERVEEGKETVVGVNKYEMDEDTKPDILEVDEEVQDRQLDRLSEVKEERDDAEVEAALDDLQDAIDNDENVMPAIIDAVKAYATMGEIMKVFEAEYGSYQETVSLA
- a CDS encoding DHH family phosphoesterase, yielding MVSRLILGCGTVGQTLVEAIADGQGSLLVIDDAESRIDALREEGVSATVGDPTDRETVSAGVEDTEVVVVADRNPETNRRSAELAVELFPEAYVVAYLGKGCDESQRGRIVELADNVIDPTAAIVEQVLAVSLGENAIRTSNLRRALRRVDGKLAVFMHDNPDPDAIASAVALCRIAEEVGVEAEPCYFGDISHQENRAFVNLLDLDLRNFESADELDRDEFAGIALVDHSRPGVNDQLPEDTEVDIVIDHHPPKEPVEAGFVDLRSDVGATSTLLAEHIQRLGFDLSESVATGLLYGIRVDTKDFSREVSTADFEAASYLLPRADTGILDRVESPSVSADTFETIARAIGNRRIEGTVLATCVGALSDRDALAQAADHLLNMQEITTTLVYGFMNGTVYVSARARGTDIDLGETMRAAFGQIGSAGGHADMAGAQIPLGLLGEVEEEEEASLASVVSDVITDRFFETVQSTPRSDGEYSHGGEASFDATVLESED
- a CDS encoding CBS pair associated ParBc domain-containing protein — translated: MDVAAADGGTADGKAKVKDYMTRDVATVSPDATVREVARRIAESDEHNGYPVCDGRRVEGFVNARDLLLADDEEPIFKVMSQDLIVAHPDMDVNDAARVILRSGIQKLPVVDDAGNLVGIISNTDVIRSQIERATPEKVGKLMRTLESIHDTKVEQTRREVSLADLTPTQGKVYADELEGRIYELERGLAEPLVVIDCAPRSDESDLLLADGHHRVMAADKIDVEDMDAYVILVDDDVELGMQKTAQKEGLETLDDVKVVDYARHPLVETTKRLQ
- a CDS encoding N-acetylmuramoyl-L-alanine amidase — protein: MSSRRNFLKKLGAVSTTGIAGTAALSGSAAADMPAVDWVPADSSNYTSANRGASDINWIIVHTVQGSASSAVNWFQDPDADVSAHFTVAEDGYLYQSLSELNIGWHAGDWSYNEASIGIEHGGYVSGTYEDAQYRKSADLVAYLCEQYDIPKQRATWVPTDAGDNTTGGIIGHDQVPGSTHTDPGDNWDWSYFIDLVNSY